The Podospora pseudocomata strain CBS 415.72m chromosome 1 map unlocalized CBS415.72m_1, whole genome shotgun sequence genome has a segment encoding these proteins:
- a CDS encoding uncharacterized protein (COG:O; EggNog:ENOG503NVI6): protein MDEIEDVSYACSVASFENIGHPTPATNPADEKDNAVVYTTIAVNEHGKITSTHNGKPPPPSPPPTNHLDPTAPVMEILTTITTPSSHNNRQQAVMMNLHRPPSYPYRTPDMEDEDNDLPPPDLIPSMMGDLPNNAFGFGKKKEMVIHSPYLRSALSAVVQYYPGFEVIQRGTVLKIAEPYQVLAHHWGELEEYKTSQPDCHDGRYAATTAAHIDVLLTFLADLYGPGLDDEKKRWAKGRTTYSRFWCLLKPGSVVYREKDGEWTGCVVSGINFLRAAGSVEGVGSDGMLVYMWGIAYKKGLMRREMIQRIIWPWVGERDITSLPVVPERWVKGGVRGQRVEMGRRYWGLAGGVSYREYEGYLGGGRTRGMIKGKVIVDPEGYERFAEQSPHHRIATPKFAPRWDQQHTPARQDRLPQMLSRCSCAVCSSSQEKQEPSPWAGFDDLDPRSSPLPRNEELYFMVIGPLIPAFILKERRWAHIRTSSLHPITPSPTPFNHLVLDPSTKQTLKAVITPFSSPLSSPSQIYPWPSDIIPDKGLGRIFLLHGPPGVGKTLTAEVSSLLTRRPLLPLTPADLPPSPSEIETSLSYYLTLSERFGALVLIDEADVYLERRQSKDLRRNSLVSVFLRALEYYKGVMMLTTNRVEMFDDAFTSRIHVALHYKELDEEQRGRVWEVGFDRLERESNGRVVVHTAAREWVKGKEMRELGWNGREIRNGLQTAVALAEFEANENGVVGRVVVKEGHLKTVGGLSRGFREYMRERKGGLENREDEDEDEGEEEEEEEEEEEEKEGDPIQKLPIDHPLRQPEYQFQLYLLEQQSVRTQWRIKLNKSKNSPAMLNGRVYDDWEEEYHHR from the exons ATGGATGAGATCGAAGACGTC TCCTACGCCTGCTCCGTAGCGAGCTTCGAGAACATTGGACATCCCACACCAGCAACCAACCCCGCCGACGAAAAGGACAATGCTGTTGTTTACACCACCATCGCAGTCAACGAACACGGCAAAATAACCTCCA CCCACAACggcaaaccccctcccccttccccccctcctacCAACCACCTTGATCCCACCGCCCCCGTCATGGAAATCCTGaccacaatcaccaccccctcctcccacaacaaccgccagcaagcagtgatgatgaacctccaccgcccgccATCCTACCCCTACCGAACCCCCGACATGGAAGACGAAGACAacgacctcccccccccggACCTCATCCCCTCCATGATGGGCGACCTGCCTAACAATGCTTTTGGTTTTGGtaagaaaaaagaaatggTAATCCACTCCCCTTACCTCCGGTCTGCGCTTTCGGCTGTGGTGCAATACTACCCCGGTTTTGAGGTCATCCAACGGGGGACCGTGCTGAAGATAGCGGAGCCTTACCAGGTGCTTGCGCATCACtggggggagttggaggaatATAAAACATCTCAGCCGGACTGCCATGATGGGAGGTATGCAGCCACTACGGCGGCACATATTGatgtcctcctcaccttcctcgccgaTCTCTACGGCCCCGGCTTAGATGACGAGAAAAAACGCTGGGCAAAAGGCCGGACGACATACAGCCGCTTCTGGTGCCTCCTCAAGCCGGGGAGTGTGGTGTACCGCgagaaggatggggagtggaCGGGGTGTGTGGTTTCCGGGATTAACTTTCTACGAGCGGCTGGTtcggtggaaggggtggggagTGATGGGATGTTGGTTTACATGTGGGGGATTGCCTACAAGAAGGGGCTGATGAGACGGGAGATGATACAGAGGATTATTTGGCcttgggtgggggagagggatatcACTTCCTTACCTGTGGTGCCTGAGAGATGGGTGAAGGGTGGGGTGAGAGGACAGAGGGTCGAGATGGGGAGACGGTATTGGGGGTTGGCTGGGGGGGTTAGTTATAGGGAGTACGAAGGGtacttgggaggggggaggacgagggggatg ATCAAGGGGAAGGTTATTGTCGATCCGGAGGGGTACGAGCGGTTTGCTGAGCAGTCGCCTCATCACCGCATTGCGACGCCCAAGTTTGCCCCTCGCTGGGATCAGCAGCACACCCCGGCAAGACAGGACAGGTTACCGCAGATGTTGTCACGGTGCAGCTGTGCTGTTTGCAGCAGTAGCCAGGAGAAGCAAGAGCCTAGTCCCTGGGCAGGGTTTGACGACCTCGACCCGAGATCCTCACCCCTGCCCCGAAACGAGGAGTTATATTTCATGGTCATTGGGCCCTTGATCCCAGCTTTTATCCTCAAAGAACGCCGCTGGG cgCACATCCGAACCTCCTCCCTGCATCCcataaccccctcccccacccccttcaaccacctcgtcctcgacccATCGACAAAACAAACCCTTAAAGCCGTGAtaacccccttctcctcccccctctcttccccttcccaaatcTACCCCTGGCCAAGTGACATAATCCCCGACAAAGGCCTCGGCAggatcttcctcctccacggccCCCCAGGAGTGGGGAAAACCCTCACAGCAGAagtctcctccctcctcacccgccGCCCATtactccccctcacccccgccgacctccccccttctccttcggAAATCGAAACCTCGTTGTCATACTACCTCACCCTGTCGGAACGCTTCGGCGCCCTAGTCCTCATCGATGAGGCAGACGTCTACCTTGAGCGTCGCCAATCCAAAGATCTCCGTCGTAACAGTCTTGTGTCGGTATTCCTGCGGGCGCTGGAGTATTAcaagggggtgatgatgctcACGACGAACAGAGTGGagatgtttgatgatgctTTTACCAGTCGGATTCACGTCGCGTTGCACTATAAAGAACTGGATGAGGAGCAGAGGGggcgggtttgggaggtggggttTGATAGACTGGAACGGGAGAGTAatgggcgggtggtggttcacACAGCGGCGAGGGAGTGGGTTAAGGGGAAAGAgatgagggagttggggtgGAACGGACGGGAGATCAGGAACGGGCTTCAGACTGCTGTTGCGCTGGCGGAGTTTGAGGCAAACGAAAACGGGGTGGTGggacgggtggtggtgaaagaGGGGCATTTGAAAacggtgggggggttgagcaGGGGGTTTAGGGAGTAtatgagggagaggaagggagggttgGAAAA CagagaagacgaagacgaagacgaaggcgaagaggaagaggaagaggaagaggaagaggaagagaaagagggcGATCCCATCCAAAAACTACCAATCGACCACCCCCTCCGACAGCCCGAGTACCAGTTCCAACTCTACCTTTTAGAACAGCAATCTGTCAGGACACAGTGGCGGATAAAGTTGAACAAGTCAAAAAACTCTCCCGCGATGCTCAACGGGAGGGTGTATGACGACTGGGAAGAGGAGTATCACCATCGTTAG
- the atg6 gene encoding Vacuolar protein sorting-associated protein atg6 (EggNog:ENOG503NUUK; COG:T; BUSCO:EOG09262FJB), with protein MFCQKCRGPLKLDGSLEDLNPAAYDLLVATHSQQPPKKPPAASRTLHSQDRARKSTYEKAVRQAGQPMFKRHGGPPRASDSSMSFIFLTESQITPHRSQQPQQQDASSAQPANGGNDGPPDDDKSYEMERIAKLFEILSARSDIDHPVCVECTELLLEELQKRLETTNRERDAYVACLKEIQASAPTDDEIRAQDEALRRASQAVAERRREIEQLEEERTKLDLELLALEEEAEKVDAQEDVFWRERNAFASRLAHFQDERDSINSTFDHDSRQLEKLQRSNVYNDTFCISHDGTFATINGLRLGRLHARPVDWPEINAAWGHALLLIVTVAEKLNYHFDGYEPQPMGSCSRIIKLEYQSPSSSRYGSARSAPPPAPKRHVLELFSSGDMPFGITIMHRKFDQAMVAFLELVRQLGDFVQKQTAREGTPLALPYRIEGDKIMDVSIKLGIAQDDGWTKACKLTLTCCKFLLAHASNVNSMSNGRGAGGG; from the coding sequence ATGTTTTGCCAGAAATGCCGCGGCCCTCTGAAGCTCGACGGCTCTCTGGAGGACCTCAATCCGGCCGCCTATGATCTCCTCGTGGCGACACACTCACAGCAACCACCCAAGAAACCCCCAGCCGCATCGCGAACTCTACACTCCCAGGACAGGGCGCGCAAGTCCACCTATGAGAAGGCTGTTCGACAGGCCGGTCAACCCATGTTCAAGAGACATGGAGGGCCCCCACGAGCAAGCGACAGTTCCATGTCATTCATCTTCCTGACTGAGTCTCAGATCACACCACACAgaagccaacaaccacagcaacaagatGCTTCCTCGGCGCAACCGGCGAATGGAGGAAATGATGGGCCGCCAGACGACGACAAGTCTTATGAGATGGAGCGCATCGCCAAACTGTTCGAGATCCTGTCAGCGCGATCCGATATAGACCACCCAGTGTGCGTCGAGTGCACCGAGCTTTTATTGGAGGAATTACAGAAAAGACTCGAGACGACAAACCGTGAGCGGGACGCGTATGTCGCTTGCCTCAAAGAGATACAGGCCAGCGCACCCACAGACGACGAGATCCGAGCCCAGGACGAAGCCCTCCGGAGGGCCAGCCAAGCCGTGGCCGAGCGCCGCAGAGAAATCGAGCAGCTAGAGGAGGAAAGGACCAAACTAGATCTCGAGCTCCTTGCACTCGAAgaagaggccgagaaggtTGACGCTCAAGAAGACGTCTTTTGGAGGGAACGCAACGCCTTCGCCTCTCGACTAGCCCATTTTCAAGACGAACGCGACAGCATTAACAGCACCTTTGACCACGATTCCCGccagctcgagaagctccaaCGCAGCAACGTATACAACGACACATTCTGCATCAGCCACGACGGAACCTTTGCCACCATCAACGGCCTCCGCCTAGGCCGCTTGCACGCCCGCCCGGTCGACTGGCCCGAGATCAACGCCGCCTGGGGCCACGCCCTTTTGCTCATCGTGACAGtcgccgagaagctcaactACCACTTTGACGGCTACGAGCCCCAGCCCATGGGGTCTTGCTCCCGAATCATCAAGTTGGAATAccaatccccctcctcgagcCGGTACGGCTCGGCCAGGAGCGCCCCTCCACCCGCGCCGAAGCGTCATGTTTTGGAGCTGTTCTCTAGCGGGGACATGCCCTTTGGCATCACAATCATGCATAGGAAGTTTGACCAGGCGATGGTGGCGTTTCTGGAGCTGGTGAGGCAGCTGGGCGACTTTGTGCAGAAGcagacggcgagggaggggacgcCGCTCGCGCTGCCGTACAGGATCGAGGGGGACAAGATTATGGATGTGAGTATCAAGCTGGGGATTGCGCAGGATGATGGGTGGACAAAGGCTTGCAAGTTGACGTTGACGTGCTGCAAGTTTTTGTTGGCGCATGCGAGTAATGTGAATTCGATGAGTaacgggaggggggcggggggtggatga
- the vti1 gene encoding t-SNARE VTI1 (EggNog:ENOG503NWBQ; COG:U; BUSCO:EOG09264R4M) — protein MCVPATGPCLHVVVAVVVAATNQSTWNFDFDKHQSTSKYQRLAGAFSSQPKTAITMSNPLDTDAGTELFKHYESEYLLVRADLTQKLDQINELSGEPRKAALSAAERALEETDELVGQMQMEKQNVPSSQRTAINRRIRDYKSDVDGYRRKLRTLAEDRSALFGGRYTDNPGGASGDAQLEQRQQLLSGTDRLDRSTQRLKASQQLANETESIGANTLATLQQQRETIEHTTRVMYESEGYVDRSLKSIKGIARRMATNRIITIAIITVLVLLIFAVIFSKFK, from the exons ATGTGCGTGCCAGCCACTGGCCCGTGCTTGCATGTCGTAGTCGCAGTCGTCGTCGCCGCAACCAACCAGTCAACCTGgaactttgactttgacaaACATCAGTCAACAAGTAAATACCAACGACTAGCCGGGGCGTTCAGTTCTCAGCCCAAAActgccatcaccatgtcCAACCCCCTCGACACCGACGCCGGCACCGAGCTCTTCAAGCACTACGAATCAGAATACCTGCTCGTCCGCGCCGACCTGACCCAGAAACTCGACCAAATCAATGAGCTATCCGGCGAGCCCAGAAAGGCCGCCCTCAGCGCGGCAGAGCGGGCGCTGGAGGAAACCGACGAGCTAGTGGGCCAGATGCAGATGGAGAAGCAAAACGTCCCCTCGTCTCAGCGCACAGCAATCAACAGACGGATCCGCGACTACAAGAGCGATGTCGATGGATACAGGCGAAAGCTGCGGACTCTGGCCGAGGACAGGAGTGCGCTTTTTGGGGGACGGTACACGGACAATCCCGGTGGTGCTTCTGGGGATGCGCAGCTGGAGCAGAGGCAGCAGTTGTTGTCTG GAACCGATCGTTTGGACCGCAGCACTCAGCGCCTGAAGGCTAGTCAACAGCTGGCGAACGAGACCGAGTCCATCGGTGCCAACACTCTGGCCAcgctgcagcagcagcgcgaGACGATCGAGCACACCACGCGCGTTATGTACGAGAGCGAGGGTTATGTCGATCGCAGTTTGAAGAGCATCAAGGGCATTGCCCGTAG GATGGCTACCAATCGGATAatcaccatcgccatcatcaccgtctTGGTTTTGCTCATCTTTGCTGTCATCTTTAGCAAGTTCAAATGA